The Aedes albopictus strain Foshan chromosome 2, AalbF5, whole genome shotgun sequence region gtgagcacccatgaaaacagaaagaacggaatcaatcggtgccgtaatcgcttgttttcgaataggatgaatatgggagcgtgagattaatgatggcacacataccctactaagAAAATCTGCTTAtgcttatttaaaaaataaattttcttgaGTCTTTACCTTTAGCTATTACCATAAGAAACAATTCCTTTTAATTTACAAAACAATGCAATGttatatgaaattttttttaGCGTGGAGCATTATTTATATAACGAATCAATATTTTCTAGGATAAAGCATACAGTTTTGTACTatttatttatgaaaataagCTCATACTATGATCTTTAGGGAATTTGTGTAGCTTTATCGATCGATTCTACAGGAGTCCCTTAACGTGGGTTGATCACCTAGGAATGgtacgttacggcgtaagatctaccacattaagTTTTAATCTTGCAATTTTCCTAACAAATGTAGCCAGGCTCCTGTAGGAACATTCCAGAATCAAGATGtacttatttttttctgtgtttgtgtttttgtgttaaatgtttgCTGATAATGAACATATTGTTTCGGGAGAATTCAAGTAAGTTTTTCAAATGAATTATCGTAAGGTATACATGTATCCGTTGCAAACGTATCACAAAAAGCTTATTCAATGAAAGATTTTACCGTTTTCTATTTCAAATTTTCGACCACCAGTCGCGCTGCAGGATGGAAAAACAAATCAGATGAATAATGCAGGCAGCTGTCTCAACACAAACAAATAATATTTCGTGCGCCTGGACGTTTATCAAATGTATCTTTTGGagattacccttccactaacaacacctaaaTTCCTGTGACACCTGAACCttagagatcgtagagttgtctacatctttCATTGGTGTCCAAaaataaccatcctttcccattcctcagcagtcgcaagggcgtggccaggacagttctcgaccattggaggattgcgtcagctaggcgtcagtcttgtctaagagtcagagataaatcccaaatctttgtgctttggttcggacgggaacgAGGCAACCCTCACAACAGCGGTCTAGGATCATCTACGTATTTGAGCGACTTGcttaaggacatacttgttaagatcccaaaatggtcgccacaatggccggctttggcacctactcacgattttgagggcacaaatctctttgtaagcttaagtgagcaagaacagaataatgaaatgctaACGCTTTATCGATCGATTCTACAGGATGACCAATGCGAAGATGTATTTTTTATATatgctttatgtatttttttttttatattttttattcctttgtcaaatattaatttttaattgCTGTACAATATGTAAACGCTATGTCCTATGAATATACTATAACATCAGCTTTATACACTGAATCACTAAACGAACCCGTGCAACATAATTTCTATGAGTCAACGAGTACCCGGTGTAGAATGCAACACGAAAACGTCACAACAAGCAAATACACCGTGTGGGGGTAGCATTTTAATCTCTGCCTGCATTGTTTATATCACGCACATCTCTCATTCGGTTGTAGTCTGCAGACACATCTGgaattttaaatatttaaattgATATTTTTTATTAGTGAGACTAAACAGTTTCTGGCGATATCTAAGGTAAGAAGTATTGTAATAATCAAAGGGTTTATATAACATTTTAATTTATGCTCATATCGTATTGCGAAAGCTGAGATGTTTGACCTAGTTTCTAGTTTAACAATATGAACTATTATTAGATTATTAGAGTAGACCAGACCAGACTAGCTTTTCATACCGAAAAGAGTGTAAATTTAGCCTTCATAcgtcatgcaaaataaatttggTTTACGTTTTTCTTGGTAACAATTATAGAAGTAAGAATGCTAAAAGCCGGTGGCTTCCTGATGCTTCTAATAGGGGTGTTAGTTGTTGGTTCCCAAGCTGCAACTACACACAAGCACACCCATCAAACATCGGGCGGGGCGAAGGAACGCATGGAGGATGGAAGCTATGCACCGCGGGATGCACATCATATGGAAGGGGATGAACATCATTCCGAGTTTGACCACGAAGCCATTTTGGGTAGCGTGAAGGAAGCGGAAGAATTCGATACGTTAACACCGGAGGAATCGAAACGACGATTGGCACTATTGGTGCTTAAAATGGATCTCAACTCAGATGGATACATAGATCGGCATGAGTTGAAGGCGTGGATTCTGAGATCATTCAAAAGTTTGCTGGAAGAAGAGGCTGCCGATCGGTTTGAGGACATCGACCAGAATAATGACGAAGTGATTACCTGGGAGGAGTACTATGCAGATACGTATGGCATGGAAAACGAAGATGAAGACGCCGAAAAGATGGAATTGGATCCTAACAAGGAGGAGGAACGCAAATTGATGGCCGATGACAGAGAGATGTTCGAGGCGGCTGATAGCAATAAAGATGGAAAGCTGGATATGAACGAGTTTGTGCAGTTTatgtctccggaggaattcccgcaaatgTTTGCCGTTGTTCTGAAGCAGACTTTGCGAAGCAAGGACACCAACCTGGATGGCAAAATTGATTTCCAAGAGTATGCGGCCGAGCATTCTAGGGATCACGACAAAGAGTGGTTGATAACCGAAAAGGATCGGTTTGATAATGACTTCGATAAGGACGGAGACGGATACTTGAATGGTAACGAGATTTTGTCTTGGATTCTTCCTAGCAACGAGTAAGTATTAACTTAATGATAATAACGTTTGGAATACATGTGACAAAACTGCATTCTAGGCAGAACTCCTAAATTTTAACATAAGGTTGTTAAACTCATGCTTTTTTGTTTGTATTCAACCACTAGTGCAAAGTCAAAAGTTCAATCGCCAATTTCTCCAGGAGGAATATATTTTACGAAAGTATTCGAAACGCAATAGTATCTGCAGTATTTATGTCACATGTTGAAGATGAATTGCTTACACATTATAGTGTCGTCGTGTGCTATCGTTGACTTACCATCTCCCAATTTCAGTGAGGTAGCAGAGGACGAAGTGGCCCatctgtttgcatcggctgatgaGGATCATGACGATCGCTTGTCTTATGAGGAAATCATCGATAAGTATGATATCTTCGTGGGAAGCGAAGCGACGGATTATGGTGACCATTTGCATAATATGCATCATTTCGATGACGAATTGTAAATTATCGAACCATCGCATTTCTTTTTCATATGAAGCCCCTGCAACACTAGTCTAGTCTATCAACAAGtattcaaaattttagaatattattGCCATGGTTTAGTTCATAttcattttaaaataatttcggGTTTTTAAAGAATTTGCGGGGTTTATCTAAATACTTGCACAAAACGGCAACGCGTCTTTTTTTAATGTACCAAATAATAATTTATTTTTCGTGGGAATATGTAGACTAATATTTACTAATCGTGTCCTAATTTATGCATTTATTATCGAATCATCTCGAAATAATTATTAGTATTTAGAAGAAATTGTTCAGAATCATAAACAGGTATAATAAATTAATGGGTTACTTTTTTTATTGAGAAAATTCCTCTGGTTAGTTtggtttttctggaaattttacacCATGCACGTCGcgaatcataaaagtaatcttATATACTAAGATACATGACGTAACcttcagtatgaccatgctgacgGGTTCGGCAAAGTTCGACCTGTCCACAcgcttttcgtaatgaaaatttgtttgatttcctcgggcatagagtatctttgtgcctgtcaCGCGATATGCACAAGCAAAATCcttattgacagaggaagctctcagttagtaactgtggaagtgctccataGAACACTTCCTAAGCTGAGAGTCAAGCTTCGTGCCAGTGGGGACGCTgcgacaagaagaagaagaagcttcagGTTTGTGATATGGAATTATAGTTTATGGACAGCTTTTAAATCACACttttatttcttaaaaaaaaaaacggatcaaTTTATTGTAGCTGCAAATAAGTGGGATCATATTCCTCTCGTCCAAGAGCGTGTAGATATTTCTTTCGTTCCCTCAAAACCAAATCCAGATCGACCTCATGCTTTCTGGCAACTTCGAGCGCACGGCTCCACCGATGCATCCTCAAACAGAATCGAATCGCTTCATGTATCTTTTTGTTGTGAAGCAATATAATTTCCGCCTCTTGGATTCTGCCGTTCATAATCGAATTTTCCGCCATCTGCTCCGGGCTGGATTGGTCCAAGTCCTTCATGTATGCCAAGTAGTTTACCTTGTCGATTTGCAGCGCTGCCGAGAATGCTTCTTCGCTGATCTCCAGTTGATTTCTTTTGGACGCCATGGCCGCCAGCGTTGCCCATAGAATTTGATTTTGAACCAATCGGCAGAGCTTCAGAGCTCGCTCCCAGGAATTGTCGACGAATAGTTTATGCAAAATAACGCAATAAGCTTTAACCGAAACGGTAAAAATGGCCCCAGAGCTACGAAACGTTACGTTTGCTCCTTCGAAATTCTCTAATGTAATGTTCTTACCAAATTCGCTGGTGTCGAAAGTAAAAGTGGTCAAAGCGATCAAGGTCGGATCGGTACAAGCCTCCCCTGGACAGTACCACACACTGTAGCAGGAGTCGTGTAAACCGACGAGGATATTGGTATCACTAGACCACATGACGGTGCAAACTTGAGTGCCAATTTTGTGGATGGTGTAATCCGGAGCGCTGCGAACACTCGTGATGAACAGATCCCTATTTACATCTATGAAGACGAGGTATTGGTCGTCCGGATTCCCAAATCGACAGACGGCGATTTCCACCAGTGGCGATTTACTTTGAATGGTGTAGGGATCTTCCTGACGACTTGCGCTCGGTAGTAGGTCAAACACGTGTATGACAGATTGATCTGAATAGTCCCGAATGGCCAGAGTGTCTAGACCTAGAGAAATACATCGACTGTTCAGATGAGGTATCTGAGATTGCGATGCTGGAAAGCGCGGGTTAAGGTGCAATCTTCCTGTATAGGTGTAGATCCAAATTGAAGTGCTGTCTACCAGAAGGAAATTTCTGTTACAAATAtagaaaattcaattttatgcATCATGGAATGATTAGTGCTCCACCAACTCACTTCTTCCCCAATACAATGATCTTTATATCCGTACGCCCGTCGATGATGATCGGCGTGTTGATGTAGTTCTCGTTGAAAATATGAACTTGATGAGCAGTGGCCACTACCAGGTGTCCGTAGCCCAGTTCCCATTTGATGACCCGTTCCGAAAAGTCCAGTGTATCTGTCGTTCTGGCTATGATATCCTGCAGAGTGATCGTCTTACGGCCAGTTGTCATTGCCTTCAGATTACGATTACGTAGCTCGCGTTCGATTATGTGCCCAAACAGAATGATTCCGGTGCTGGTGCCAGCCGTTATTTGAGTTCCATCCGCGGACCATGCGATGTTGAACATAGAACCCACGGTTTCCTGGTTGAATCGGTTGATACTGTGACTCCACTAGAATTATATGTTTTATTAGGATAATTGAATGTTGATCAAGCACAtatttacagtcaggttttttttacgcgggggatacgtaccgcgtaaaaaaaaactcagttcaaaattcaaaaaaccgcgtaaaaaaagtctcaccatttctcgacgaatcatgcaaaaataagacgatgaactttttttttgtatgcagttttcatttacgcggccgcgtaaatgaaaaccgcgtaaaaaagacctgactgtattataAACCTGGGGAATAATAATTAAACCTGTGATAAAAAGCTATATTTCCAGGTACAATCAAGGTATAATGTGGCGTTTTTTCGCCTTATAGCTTAATTTTAATATTTCCCTTACATACACTAGTTTAAGCTTCTCCAAAAtaacatttttctaataaaaaacatagaacgcccctgaagccccctgagaccACCTCGAACATCCAcggaatcccctgaaaccccttctaGTATCATGGACCGCctcttttttttaaagaatgagAAAActtgctgatcagatacccaagaggtgggaaGGGGGCCCAAATCAACTTGCTGTTATAAGTGTAGAATAAGCGTTTATAtaccaaaggaaaaaaaaaacttgctgttggtcgacccgccattttctctgtagttccagtacgcatcctttcaacaatgttgtccggagtgatatctctaccgcagaTCTCCTGCTTACTCGACCtatgctccacgaagcgtggacattagtatgggacaaacatcaaattctcgctccagtcgacttttttgattccatctaggtcccatatgaactgtacaaaatttcagcgcaatcggtgaaactttaatttagcgcaagcggttcaaagcgcgttacaaacaggcgcggaacaggcagaactcagtcttccggatgaagaagcgccagcaggaagaacgagatcgcgaagcgatggaagagctgtaccgcgctaaagacacacgaaagttctacgagaagctgaaccgctcgcccagaggctttgtgccacaagccgacatgtgccgagataatcacgggaatattctcacgagcgagcgtgaggtggtcgagaggtggcggcagcattacgatgagcacctcaatggcgacgttgcaagtaccgaaggtggcgtggtaacagatctaggagtatgtgcacaggacgaaagacttccggcccctgaccttcaagagattgaggaggaggttggccggttgaaaaacaacaaagccgctggagcagatcaactaccaaacgagcttctaaaatacggtggagaagcactggtgagagcactacactgggtcattaccaagatttgggaggaggaagtattaccggaggaatggatggaaggtatcgtgtgtcccatctacaaaaagggcgacaagttggattgcgggaactaccgcgcgatcacactactgagcgctgcctacaagatactctctcaaattttatgccgccgtctatcaccgattgcaagagagttcgtggggctatatcaggctggatttatgggtgaacgcgctacaacggaccagatgttcgccatccgccaggtgttgcagaaatgccgcgaatacaacgtgcccacacatcacttgttcatcgatttcaaatcggcgtatgatacaatcgatcgagaacagctatggcagattatgcacgaatacggattcccggataaactgatacggttgatcaaggcgacgatggatcgagtgatgtgcgtagttcgagtatcaaggacactctcgagtcccttcgaatctcgcagagggttacggcaaggtgatggtctttcgtgcttgctgttcaacattgctttggagggtgtaataagaagagcggggataaacacgagtgggacgattttcacgaagtccgttcagctgcttggtttcgccgatgatattgatattattgctcgtaaatttgagacgatggcggaaacgtacatccgactaaagagtgaagccaggcgaatcggattagtcattaatgtgtcgaagacaaagtacatgatggcaaagggctccagggaggaatcaccgcgcccgccaccccgaattcatatcgacggtgatgaaatcaaggcggttgaagaattcgtgtacttgggctcactggtgaccgccgacaacgacaccagcagagaaattcagaggcgcattgtggcaggaaatcgtgcctattttggactccgtagaactctacgatcgaataaagttcgccgtaacacgaagttaaccatctacaaaacgttgattagaccggtcgtcctctatgggcacgaaacatggaccctacgtgcagaggaccaacgcgcccttggagttttcgaacggaaggtgttgcgtaccatctacggcggagtgcagatggaagacgggactaggagaaggcgaatgaaccacgagttgcatcagctgctgggagaaccaaccatcgttcataccgcgaaaatcgggaggctacggtgggcgggtcacgtcatcaggatgtcggatagcaacccgactaaaatggttctcgagagtcatccgaccggtacaagaagacgtggagcgcagcgagctaggtgggtcgaccaagtggaggacgatctgcggaccctacgcagagtgcggaactggagacaaacagccatggaccgagtggaatggaggcggctactatgtacagcagaggccaccccggctttagcctgaccggtaaggtaaggtaaaccaaaggaaaaaaaaaacttgctgttggtcgacccgccattttctctgtagttccagtacgcatcctttcaacaatgttgtccggagtgatatctctaccgcagaTCTCCTGCTTACTCGACCtatgctccacgaagcgtggacattagtatgggacaaacatcaaattctcgctccagtcgacttttttgattccatctaggtcccatatgaactgtacaaaatttcagcgcaatcggtgaaactataatttagcgcaagcggttcaaagttttcataggatttactatgggaaaagtaacactttcagataaaaaatcccagagggcgCCCCTTatttccttaattcaaatcgatcaacgtttcttgtagaaaaatcatttatgacacgttctttcgaagaccgcaaaacaattggatgcttgtgaaaaaagttattgatttattaccgactagtgatccaacgaacggctttttgttttgttttattaacaGTTTGTTTAACAGAGCGAAAGTTACTTCTGACTGGGATCCATATAAAAGGGTATGTGAAGAGATTATCAACGCCCCTACAACTGCAAGGTTACATAAAGTCCTTTCTAaggaccattcaaatggtcttggcaGCCTTAAAAAAGAAGATGGAAGCTTTACCGTTGATTCTTCGGAAACGTTGGAAGTAATGATAAGAACTCACTTTCCAGGGTCGATTCCTTATTTGAATGATGAGCAGGACTCAGACGAGGTAAGACATGTATGGTCGACAAATGCCTATCAAAAAACTTGTAAAATCTCCACGCCATCtagggtcgaatgggcattgagttcttttcaacctttcaaatcagCCGGGAAAGATGAAATCTTCCCAGCGCTACTTCAACAAGGTAAAGAAGTGCTTTGTCCGCTTATAACTGAAATGTTCAAGGCTAGCGTCACTCTGGGCTACATACCTAAAGCATGGAGGAAGGTTCGAGTTGTGTTTATTCCGAAAGCTGGCAAAAGGGataaaacaactccaaaagctttcAGACCGATAAGCCTTTCCTCAGTTCTATTGAAAACAATGGAAAAGATATTGGATGACTATATCAAGTCAACCAGCTTAGTAGAGATGCCTCTAAGCcaatttcaatttgcttatcaagcTGGTAAATCTACAATAACAGCGCTTCAGTCGCTAGTAAATAAAATTGAGAAATtgcttcaagccaaggaaattgCCGTGGCTGCCTTTCTCGATAtcgaaggagcattcgataaagcatcctacagctcaatgcgttcagcaTTGGAAGCTAgaggcttggataaatgcataaTAGAATGGATAATGGCTATGCTGAAAGATCGGGAGATTTCTGCTGATCTTGGAGGTGCTCAACTATCTGTTAGATCtatgaagggctgtcctcaaggcggAGTATTATCGCCCTtgctgtggtctttggtagtagacgaactccttaaaaagctagCTGATCAAGGTTTTGAGATCATTGGATATGCAGATGATGTGACCATTATTGTACGTGGGAAATTCGATGACACGATCTCTAATCGGCTACAATTTGCGCTCAATATTACGCTAGAATGGTGTAGGAAAGAGGGCTTAAACGTAAACCCCTCAAAAACTACTATAGTTCCTTTCACTAGAAGGAAGAAATTGAGTCTTATGCAGCCTTATTTAGACGGAGTTCGAATTCACTTCTCAGAAGAAGTCAAACATCTTGGCGTTACTTTGGACAAGAAACTGAACTGGAATTCTCATCTGAACAAGGTTATTACAAAGGGTACTAATGCTCTTTGGGTCTGCAGCAGAGCCCTAGGTAAAACCTGGGGACTTCGACCAAATATGGTGTATTGGGTTTATTCAGCAATAGTCCGGCCGAAAATAACATATGCTTCACTTgtctggtggcccaaaacaaatgaggtaaccacTCAAAGGAAATTAAGCAAGCTTCAAAGGCTTGCTTGCATATCAATAACAGGGGCAATGAAAAGTACACCATCAGCTGCTTcagatgcccttctcaatatactACCACTGCATCAATTTGTGCAAATGCAAGCGGCAAAAAGTTCCCTGAAATTTAttcgtttcaacaaaataatggaCAGGGATCTTGTGGGTCATCTGAAGATCATTAGAGACTTCGATCTGAACTCAAGTATAAAAACAGTGGAAGATTGGATGattacgaagaccaactatgatgttccctttaaagtggtgaaaccaagccgctatgtttgggattgggattctggtgggccaagtttacgtccaggttctatagTATTCTATACTGACGGTtccaaaatgggtgaaaatacagGGGCTGGAATCGTAGGCACTGGCATCAAtaaagctataccaatgggatacaGTCCCACTGTGTTTCAAGCAGAAGTTCATGCAATTTTGGAATGTGCTTATAAATGCCTCAAGAGAAACTACAGGTTTGCCAAAATCTGTatcttctcagatagtcaagctgctctGAATGCGCTAAAGGCATTCACGTGCCAATCTTAGctggtgtgggaatgcattctttctctgATGCAATTGGCCATTAGGAACGAAGTTATATTATATTAGGttccaggtcattgtggaattcaagGAAATGAAAAAGCCGACAACTTAGCAAGACAGGGTGCAGCATCGTGTTTTGTTGGCCCTGAACCATTTTGTGGAGTTCCGGAGTGTACTCTTagaatcataggcgccaacttaggggggcaagcatggttttgcccctcCAATAttcgacgatttttcgattttcccatactaaaataAGGAAAAAAACCCGGGaaaatcaggctttgccccctcaataatttgaccaagttggcgcgtctgcttaGAATGAAACTTAAAACCTGGGAAATGTCTATGGtaaaatctaattggaatgccacggatacctgCAGACAAGCTAAAAGATTTACAAGACCCAGTGCAGCAAAAGCCAAGGCCAtattaaatctgaacaaaaaagatctcagggtaatAACCGGATATCACTTGAAAAAGATTGGTAAAATTCAATCTTCGGAATGTcgtttttgtcaaacggaaaacgaaactgctgaacacATTCTATGCAAGTGTGGAGTATTATATAATTTAAGGTCGTCAATATTAGGGAAAGGGTTATtaaagcccttggaaatttggcagTTTAATCCGAATAGGGTAATcgacttcataaaacgagttgagcCTAATTGGGATCAAGTGCtacatcaaccaatgtccatcacatCTCAATTGTGACCGGATATTTGATAAGCCCTAAAGCAAACATGAGTCATGCCACAATATTCCTACACAACGGAAGCAGTGGTttcaaaggctctacagataaggggaaaaaagggcgtttcaatgggattacggaggtttcagggacgtttcgaggcattttagggACGTTTCAAAAGAATAATGGGGTCTCTGAAATCCTCCTAAATAAATTTCATGAAATGCATCCGATTTCCCCCTGAGACGCTCCAAAACCATCTAAAACGCCTCCATAATGCCTCTGAAATGACttcgaaattcctctaaaaccccctcggacaccatgtaacgcacctgagaccttctccttcttcttttttatggctttaCGACCCAAATGGGACcttgcctgcctcgcttcaacttagtgttctttgagcacttccacagttattaattgaagggtttctttgcctgccattgcatgaaattgtatattgtgaggcaagtacaatgatacactatgcccagggagtcgagaaaattttcccgaccggaacgggaatcgaaccctccgtctccggattggcgatccatagccttaaccactaggctaactggagactctgaGACCTTCTGAAACCTCTAGAAACGCCTCTAAAGCCagtctaaaatgctctgagacttcctgaaatgccttcgaaaccccctTATGACCCATTCGGACCCCACgtaacgcacgtgagactctcggaaacccccaaaaacgt contains the following coding sequences:
- the LOC134287002 gene encoding intraflagellar transport protein 80 homolog, whose translation is MKFKIYTTKESKSKEAISALGWCNNEEIYSCSDDHQLFRWTSTNREFMQVAKLPDDFNPTDLHWLLPKGAAANSSGAAGAKGSDTLLICSADGRFIILNKSARVERNVSAHNATIVSGRWSPDGAGLLTAGEDGIIKIWSRSGMLRSTVVQHEGQIRCARWAPNATAIVYCQGPFVAIKPLAANSKLTKWRAHDGLVLCIAWSNNTDMIASGGEDCRYKVWDTQGANIYTSVSDDYAITSLDFSPDGELLAVGGFNMLKLCHYSGWSHSINRFNQETVGSMFNIAWSADGTQITAGTSTGIILFGHIIERELRNRNLKAMTTGRKTITLQDIIARTTDTLDFSERVIKWELGYGHLVVATAHQVHIFNENYINTPIIIDGRTDIKIIVLGKKNFLLVDSTSIWIYTYTGRLHLNPRFPASQSQIPHLNSRCISLGLDTLAIRDYSDQSVIHVFDLLPSASRQEDPYTIQSKSPLVEIAVCRFGNPDDQYLVFIDVNRDLFITSVRSAPDYTIHKIGTQVCTVMWSSDTNILVGLHDSCYSVWYCPGEACTDPTLIALTTFTFDTSEFGKNITLENFEGANVTFRSSGAIFTVSVKAYCVILHKLFVDNSWERALKLCRLVQNQILWATLAAMASKRNQLEISEEAFSAALQIDKVNYLAYMKDLDQSSPEQMAENSIMNGRIQEAEIILLHNKKIHEAIRFCLRMHRWSRALEVARKHEVDLDLVLRERKKYLHALGREEYDPTYLQLQ
- the LOC134287001 gene encoding reticulocalbin-2 — protein: MLKAGGFLMLLIGVLVVGSQAATTHKHTHQTSGGAKERMEDGSYAPRDAHHMEGDEHHSEFDHEAILGSVKEAEEFDTLTPEESKRRLALLVLKMDLNSDGYIDRHELKAWILRSFKSLLEEEAADRFEDIDQNNDEVITWEEYYADTYGMENEDEDAEKMELDPNKEEERKLMADDREMFEAADSNKDGKLDMNEFVQFMSPEEFPQMFAVVLKQTLRSKDTNLDGKIDFQEYAAEHSRDHDKEWLITEKDRFDNDFDKDGDGYLNGNEILSWILPSNDEVAEDEVAHLFASADEDHDDRLSYEEIIDKYDIFVGSEATDYGDHLHNMHHFDDEL